The DNA region GACCTTCATAATAATCATCTTGAAGGACCAATTTCTCCGTTCTTGAGATTTGGAAAGCTCAGGGAGTTCTCACTTAGAAATAACAACTTTGATCTCCAACTTGAGTACTTACCCTTTAACAGAAGCTGGACACAACTTGAAACGTTAGACTTTTCTTCCAATTACCTAACTGGTCCAATTCCATCGGGCGTTAGTGGACTGCAAAACCTACAATCACTCAGCTTGTCATCAAACCACTTAAACGGGACTATACCATCCTGGATATTCTCCCTCCCTTCACTATTTGATTTAGACTTGAGTGATAACCATTTCAGTGGAAAGATTCAGGAGTTCAAATCCCAAACATTGTTTTCCATTTCTGTAAAACAAAATCAGCTGGAAGGTCCTATTCCAAAGTCATTCCTAAACCAGCAGGGactatattatcttattctttctcaaaataatcTCAGTGGACATATTCATTCAGTCATCTGCGATATGAATTTGGGTGTGCTAAATTTGGGAAGTTGTAATTTGGATGGAACAATACCACAATGTTTGGGTGAGATGAGTGAACTTTGGGTTTTGGATTTAAGCAACAACAGTCTTAGTGGGACAATTAATACAACTTTTAGTAATGGGAACCAACTCAGAGTCATTAAAATGGATGGGAATAAGCTAGAGGGGAAAGTCCCACGATCTTTGATCAATTGCAAATATTTGCAACTTTTTGATTTAGGTAATAATGAGTTGAATGACACATTTCCAAAATGGTTGGGAGCCCTACCTGATTTGCAGATTTTAAACTTGAGATCAAATAAGCTGCATGGCCCTATAAATGATTCAAGGACTGAGAACTTGTTTGCTAAAATTCTAGTAATAGATCTCTCATCCAGTGGATTC from Solanum stenotomum isolate F172 unplaced genomic scaffold, ASM1918654v1 scaffold33961, whole genome shotgun sequence includes:
- the LOC125852338 gene encoding receptor-like protein Cf-9 homolog translates to MSSSNLSGPILNPLWNLTSIEVLDLHNNHLEGPISPFLRFGKLREFSLRNNNFDLQLEYLPFNRSWTQLETLDFSSNYLTGPIPSGVSGLQNLQSLSLSSNHLNGTIPSWIFSLPSLFDLDLSDNHFSGKIQEFKSQTLFSISVKQNQLEGPIPKSFLNQQGLYYLILSQNNLSGHIHSVICDMNLGVLNLGSCNLDGTIPQCLGEMSELWVLDLSNNSLSGTINTTFSNGNQLRVIKMDGNKLEGKVPRSLINCKYLQLFDLGNNELNDTFPKWLGALPDLQILNLRSNKLHGPINDSRTENLFAKILVIDLSSSGFSGDLPVSHFENFQAMKMIGENSGTPEYVAETYSTLYTNSLIVTTKGLDLELPQVLTMDIIIDLSMNRFEGSIPSIIGDLIGLRTLNLSHNNLKGHIPASMQHLS